A genomic stretch from Photobacterium atrarenae includes:
- a CDS encoding heme lyase CcmF/NrfE family subunit, with product MIAELGHFSLIIALGLSLLVSIYPLYGASTGNSTLMRMARPLTYGIFGMLLLSFVILCYAFYSNDFTVGYVASNSTSILPWYYRITAVWGAHEGSLLLWVLIQAAWAAAVAMFSRGMPQESVSRVLAVMGMISVGFLLFIILTSNPFLRTLPYFPVEGRDLNPLLQDPGLIIHPPMLYMGYVGFSVAFAFAIASLMTGRLDTAWARWSRPWTIAAWSFLTLGIALGSWWAYYELGWGGWWFWDPVENASFMPWLAGTALMHSLAVTEKRGTFKAWTVLLAISAFSLSLLGTFLVRSGVLVSVHAFASDPARGMFILGFLIVVIGGSLLLYALRGGQIRSQGNYSLLSRENLLLANNLLLVAGLLVVLIGTLLPLVHKQIGLGSVSIGVPFFNTLFTWLMIPFAFFLGIGPLVRWKRDKMANLSKQMIISAVITVPLSFALIVGLTDHLEPMAVLGMVMAIWIIIMHGFELYERATHRHTLMAGLGKLGRSHWAMVLGHIGLAISVIGITLVSNYDIERDVRLAPGETVTLQNYEFHFDGLRDADGPNYDGYIADISIRREGKMVTVLHAEKRFYSVAGSMMTEAAIDSGVTRDLYVALGERLTDDAWAIRIYYKPFVNWIWFGATLMALGGALAISDKRYRFRKTAKAAQQAKMTREAEVH from the coding sequence ATGATTGCAGAATTAGGGCATTTCAGCCTGATTATTGCCCTGGGGCTGTCGCTCTTGGTCAGTATCTACCCCTTATACGGTGCATCTACCGGTAACTCAACCTTAATGCGGATGGCGCGGCCGCTGACCTATGGGATCTTCGGTATGTTGCTGTTGTCGTTCGTGATCCTGTGTTACGCCTTCTACAGCAATGACTTTACCGTCGGTTACGTCGCCAGCAACTCGACCAGTATTTTACCCTGGTACTATCGGATCACTGCGGTTTGGGGGGCCCATGAAGGCTCCTTGCTGCTGTGGGTATTGATCCAGGCAGCCTGGGCAGCAGCGGTAGCGATGTTCAGCCGTGGCATGCCGCAAGAGTCGGTCTCCCGCGTACTGGCCGTAATGGGGATGATTTCGGTCGGCTTTTTGTTGTTTATCATTCTGACCTCGAATCCGTTCCTGCGTACCCTGCCGTACTTCCCGGTAGAAGGGCGCGACTTGAACCCGCTGTTGCAGGATCCGGGCCTGATTATTCACCCGCCGATGCTGTATATGGGGTATGTCGGGTTCTCGGTTGCCTTCGCCTTTGCGATTGCGTCGCTGATGACGGGACGTCTCGATACCGCCTGGGCACGTTGGTCGCGTCCGTGGACGATTGCGGCCTGGTCGTTCCTGACGCTGGGGATCGCACTGGGTTCATGGTGGGCTTACTATGAGCTTGGCTGGGGCGGCTGGTGGTTCTGGGATCCGGTGGAAAACGCCTCCTTTATGCCATGGCTGGCCGGGACCGCGCTGATGCACTCGCTGGCCGTGACTGAAAAACGCGGTACCTTTAAAGCCTGGACCGTCCTGCTGGCGATTTCTGCCTTCTCCCTGAGTTTGCTGGGTACTTTCCTGGTTCGTTCCGGGGTGCTGGTGTCGGTTCACGCATTTGCATCCGATCCGGCGCGGGGGATGTTCATTCTGGGCTTTTTGATCGTGGTGATTGGTGGCTCCTTGCTACTCTATGCCCTGCGGGGCGGCCAGATCCGCTCTCAAGGTAACTACAGCCTGCTGTCGCGGGAAAACCTGTTGTTGGCCAATAACCTGCTGCTGGTCGCCGGCTTGCTGGTGGTGCTGATCGGCACCTTGCTACCGTTGGTGCATAAACAAATTGGCCTGGGCTCGGTCTCTATCGGGGTGCCGTTCTTCAATACCCTGTTCACCTGGCTGATGATCCCGTTTGCTTTCTTCCTCGGCATCGGTCCGCTGGTGCGCTGGAAGCGTGACAAGATGGCGAACCTGAGTAAGCAGATGATCATCTCTGCGGTGATCACGGTGCCTTTATCCTTCGCGCTGATTGTAGGTTTGACGGATCATCTTGAGCCGATGGCCGTGCTGGGGATGGTGATGGCCATCTGGATCATCATTATGCACGGCTTCGAACTCTATGAGCGTGCGACCCATCGTCACACGCTGATGGCCGGGCTGGGCAAACTCGGCCGCAGCCACTGGGCCATGGTGCTGGGCCATATCGGCTTGGCGATCTCGGTGATTGGGATCACCTTGGTGTCGAACTACGATATCGAACGAGATGTTCGCCTGGCACCCGGCGAGACGGTGACACTTCAGAACTATGAGTTTCATTTTGATGGCTTGCGCGATGCCGATGGTCCGAACTACGACGGCTACATTGCTGATATCAGTATACGTCGCGAAGGCAAAATGGTGACGGTGCTGCATGCTGAGAAACGCTTCTACAGCGTGGCTGGCTCAATGATGACCGAAGCGGCGATTGATAGCGGTGTGACCCGCGATCTCTATGTTGCGCTGGGAGAAAGGCTGACCGATGATGCCTGGGCGATCCGCATTTATTATAAGCCGTTCGTGAACTGGATCTGGTTTGGTGCAACCCTGATGGCACTGGGCGGGGCTCTGGCGATCAGCGACAAGCGCTATCGCTTCCGCAAAACGGCCAAAGCAGCGCAACAAGCGAAGATGACCCGAGAAGCTGAGGTTCACTGA
- the ccmE gene encoding cytochrome c maturation protein CcmE: MNPRRKKRLTLIVALVVGLGATVGLMLYALNQNMDLFYTPTELVQGKPDGTKPSVGQRLRIGGMVVDGSVSRDPNSLKVSFQVADVGPAVTIVYDGILPDLFREGQGIVAQGVLVDATTIEAHEVLAKHDEEYMPPEIAEAMKKTHEPLQYTEAQMQGSVQ, translated from the coding sequence ATGAACCCGAGACGGAAAAAGCGCCTGACGTTAATTGTAGCGTTGGTAGTGGGCCTCGGCGCAACGGTTGGTTTAATGCTTTATGCTTTGAATCAGAATATGGACTTGTTCTATACCCCGACCGAACTGGTGCAGGGAAAACCGGATGGCACCAAACCATCGGTCGGTCAGCGACTGCGGATTGGGGGCATGGTGGTGGATGGTTCGGTCTCTCGCGATCCAAATTCACTGAAAGTGAGCTTCCAGGTTGCTGATGTTGGCCCGGCGGTGACGATTGTGTATGACGGTATTCTGCCGGATCTGTTCCGTGAGGGGCAGGGGATTGTCGCCCAGGGGGTTCTGGTTGACGCAACGACGATTGAGGCGCATGAAGTGCTGGCCAAGCACGATGAAGAGTACATGCCGCCAGAAATTGCCGAAGCGATGAAGAAGACCCATGAACCGCTTCAATACACTGAAGCGCAGATGCAGGGAAGTGTTCAATGA
- the ccmD gene encoding heme exporter protein CcmD has translation MHFDSFSDFLAMGGYASYVWAAYGISFAALLWILLSSLGKTRRLSAEIKNKIAREHRIKAAKKLENTL, from the coding sequence ATGCATTTTGACTCTTTCAGTGACTTTCTGGCGATGGGCGGCTATGCCTCCTACGTTTGGGCCGCCTACGGGATCTCTTTTGCAGCTTTGCTTTGGATCTTACTTTCAAGCCTGGGCAAGACGCGCCGCCTGTCGGCCGAGATCAAAAATAAAATCGCTCGTGAGCATCGGATTAAAGCAGCGAAAAAACTGGAGAACACACTATGA
- a CDS encoding heme ABC transporter permease, with translation MWKWLHPYAKAENCYRLCGTLLPWFSVIAFSAILAGTLWGLMFAPTDYQQGDSFRIIYLHVPAAIWSMGAYMSMAIAAFIGLVWQIRLSDMAAAAMAPIGAVFTAIALLTGAIWGKPMWGAWWVWDARLTSELILLFLYLGVIALYSAFDDQKTAAKAAGILAIVGVINLPIIHFSVEWWNTLHQGATITKFDKPSIDSSMLWPLLLNIVGFACFFGAVTLIRLRNEIITRESHRPWVRELMK, from the coding sequence ATGTGGAAGTGGTTACATCCCTACGCGAAAGCTGAAAATTGCTACCGTCTGTGCGGTACGTTATTGCCCTGGTTTTCTGTGATTGCCTTCTCGGCTATTCTTGCCGGTACCCTTTGGGGGCTGATGTTCGCGCCGACCGATTATCAGCAAGGTGACAGTTTCCGGATCATCTACCTGCACGTCCCGGCAGCCATCTGGTCTATGGGCGCGTATATGTCGATGGCGATCGCCGCCTTTATCGGGCTGGTGTGGCAAATTCGATTATCGGATATGGCGGCTGCGGCGATGGCGCCGATTGGTGCGGTCTTTACTGCGATTGCATTGCTGACCGGCGCAATCTGGGGGAAACCCATGTGGGGCGCCTGGTGGGTGTGGGATGCTCGCCTGACTTCTGAGTTGATCCTGCTGTTCCTATACTTGGGGGTGATCGCTCTCTATAGCGCCTTTGATGATCAAAAAACGGCTGCTAAGGCGGCCGGTATTCTGGCGATTGTCGGGGTGATTAATCTGCCGATTATTCACTTCTCGGTAGAGTGGTGGAATACCCTGCACCAGGGTGCGACAATCACCAAGTTTGATAAGCCTTCAATCGACAGCTCAATGTTGTGGCCGCTGCTGCTCAATATTGTTGGTTTTGCCTGTTTCTTCGGTGCGGTGACTCTGATCCGGCTGCGGAATGAAATTATTACCCGGGAAAGCCACCGTCCGTGGGTACGTGAATTAATGAAGTGA
- the ccmB gene encoding heme exporter protein CcmB, translated as MMYAIVQVIRRELLIAFRRQADVFNPLWFFIIAITLFPLGVGPEPNLLARIAPGIIWVAALLAALLSLERLFRDDFVDGSLEQMLMMPTPLPVLAFAKMIAHWMLTGLPLLLISPLLAILLSLDWQTWLAVVLTLLVGTPTLSFLGAIGVALTVGLRKGGVLLSLLILPLYIPVLIFATSAIDAASLGMAYNGQLALMGAMLVGSATLSPFAVAASLRISVQ; from the coding sequence ATGATGTATGCAATTGTACAGGTGATCCGCCGTGAGCTGCTGATCGCTTTTCGCCGCCAGGCGGATGTGTTCAATCCGTTGTGGTTTTTTATTATCGCCATTACTTTATTCCCGCTGGGGGTTGGCCCGGAACCGAACCTGCTGGCCCGGATTGCGCCGGGGATCATCTGGGTTGCGGCGTTGCTGGCGGCCTTGCTGTCTCTGGAGCGGCTGTTTCGCGACGATTTTGTCGACGGCTCGCTGGAACAAATGCTGATGATGCCGACCCCGTTGCCGGTGCTGGCATTTGCCAAGATGATCGCGCACTGGATGCTGACCGGGTTGCCTCTGTTGCTGATCAGCCCGCTGCTGGCGATTTTGCTCTCACTCGACTGGCAAACCTGGCTGGCTGTGGTGCTGACGTTGCTGGTGGGCACGCCGACCCTGAGCTTTCTCGGAGCGATAGGGGTGGCGCTCACAGTGGGGCTGCGTAAGGGCGGGGTGCTGCTGAGCCTGTTGATCCTGCCGCTCTATATTCCGGTATTGATTTTTGCGACCTCGGCGATTGATGCAGCCAGCCTGGGCATGGCATATAACGGTCAGTTGGCGTTGATGGGCGCGATGTTGGTCGGATCGGCAACCTTGTCTCCATTTGCTGTCGCAGCTTCGCTACGCATTAGTGTGCAATAA
- the ccmA gene encoding cytochrome c biogenesis heme-transporting ATPase CcmA, protein MLSVQELSCVRDERVLFDDLNFSVSSGELVQIEGHNGAGKTTLLRIIAGLGRADSGDVLWHDEKIESAREDYYQALLFLGHQTGVKRELTAYENLAYFQAMHSESDTATLQGQAQVSGKEDLWQALAHVGLAGREDVPAGQLSAGQQRRVALARLWISNHPLWILDEPLTAIDKQGVKVLERLFLSHVERGGIVLLTTHQDMFTDSNHLRKIKLGSRS, encoded by the coding sequence ATGTTATCTGTACAAGAGTTAAGCTGTGTCCGCGATGAGCGGGTCTTGTTCGATGATTTAAACTTTTCTGTGTCATCGGGCGAGCTGGTTCAGATAGAAGGGCACAACGGCGCCGGTAAAACCACCCTGCTGCGGATTATAGCCGGTCTTGGGCGGGCAGATAGTGGTGATGTGTTATGGCACGATGAAAAAATCGAATCTGCCCGGGAAGACTATTATCAGGCACTGCTGTTTCTCGGCCATCAAACCGGGGTGAAACGGGAACTGACCGCTTATGAAAATCTGGCCTATTTCCAGGCCATGCACAGTGAAAGCGACACCGCGACCCTCCAGGGCCAGGCCCAGGTGTCTGGAAAGGAGGATTTATGGCAAGCGCTGGCCCATGTTGGCCTGGCCGGGCGTGAAGATGTCCCGGCCGGGCAACTCTCGGCCGGGCAGCAGCGCCGGGTCGCCCTGGCCCGCCTGTGGATCAGTAATCATCCCCTGTGGATCCTCGATGAGCCCCTGACAGCAATTGATAAGCAGGGGGTGAAAGTGCTTGAACGGCTGTTTCTGTCCCACGTTGAGCGGGGCGGAATTGTATTGCTGACGACCCATCAGGATATGTTTACCGACAGCAATCACCTTCGAAAAATTAAACTGGGTAGCCGTTCATGA
- a CDS encoding EscU/YscU/HrcU family type III secretion system export apparatus switch protein, translated as MTNKRAIALHYDGVQTPTVAAKGYDQLAEHIITQVKQQGGLIHEDKALSDFLNNLEEGDEIPESLYRIIAELIAFSWLLNGKTPPGWEGLSGIDEQV; from the coding sequence ATGACCAATAAACGTGCAATTGCGCTTCATTATGATGGCGTCCAAACGCCGACCGTCGCCGCCAAAGGCTATGATCAGCTCGCCGAGCACATTATTACCCAAGTGAAACAACAGGGCGGCTTGATCCACGAAGACAAAGCCCTGAGCGACTTCCTGAATAATCTGGAGGAAGGGGATGAAATCCCCGAGAGCTTGTATCGTATCATCGCAGAGCTGATTGCGTTTTCCTGGCTCCTGAACGGAAAAACCCCTCCCGGATGGGAAGGGCTTTCAGGAATTGATGAGCAAGTGTAA
- a CDS encoding DUF2802 domain-containing protein, with protein sequence MLEQVLQWVPLVVAMLAVILAWLLVSRERKARQALEAKFAATELVLKNSRQQYESLLKQFNELRAGTIGMSQKLADMAEHLEVLDDRQGEMAMLDPDGKLYSRASKMVELGADVNELMEECDLPKAEAELLLRLQQKMAQPRRR encoded by the coding sequence ATGCTGGAACAGGTTCTGCAATGGGTTCCTTTGGTGGTTGCGATGCTGGCAGTCATCTTGGCATGGCTGCTGGTGAGCCGTGAACGCAAGGCCCGACAGGCGCTCGAAGCCAAGTTTGCCGCGACGGAGCTGGTTCTGAAAAACTCCCGCCAACAGTACGAAAGTTTGTTGAAGCAGTTTAATGAGCTGCGTGCCGGGACAATTGGGATGAGTCAGAAACTGGCGGACATGGCTGAGCACCTGGAGGTGCTGGATGACCGTCAGGGGGAAATGGCAATGCTTGACCCAGACGGTAAGCTGTACAGCCGTGCCAGCAAAATGGTGGAGCTGGGTGCTGATGTCAATGAGTTGATGGAAGAATGCGATTTGCCTAAGGCTGAAGCTGAGCTGTTGTTACGATTGCAACAGAAAATGGCTCAGCCCCGGCGCCGTTAA